A part of Anolis sagrei isolate rAnoSag1 chromosome 3, rAnoSag1.mat, whole genome shotgun sequence genomic DNA contains:
- the LOC137096723 gene encoding macrophage colony-stimulating factor 1-like: MISQIHMALILLIAYNIHKTELNRESCQRLIVESHLRNLSDMIDSQMETSCKRTVIYVDRSELTCTKEFSLTPEKMLQKVHEYFSEAQHFLSKPVFTHDCSSAFKKCSDSQEKKRMLQILARRQPQRNDNNMERPEEGRPLNRGEEHIELHIQEEL, translated from the coding sequence ATGATTTCCCAAATCCACATGGCCTTGATCCTCCTTATAGCCTACAACATCCATAAAACTGAACTGAACAGAGAGAGTTGTCAACGGCTTATTGTTGAATCGCACTTACGAAATCTCTCAGATATGATTGACAGTCAGATGGAGACCTCCTGCAAACGAACTGTCATCTATGTAGACAGGAGTGAATTGACATGCACCAAGGAGTTCTCCCTGACGCCGGAGAAGATGTTGCAAAAGGTGCATGAGTATTTCAGCGAAGCTCAGCATTTTTTGTCCAAACCAGTCTTCACTCATGACTGTTCTAGTGCCTTCAAGAAGTGTTCAGACTCTCAGGAAAAGAAGAGAATGCTACAGATCTTAGCAAGGCGGCAACCACAGAGGAATGACAACAACATGGAAAGACCAGAAGAAGGAAGGCCACTGAATAGAGGGGAGGAACATATAGAACTGCATATCCAAGAAGAACTATGA